A genome region from Pan troglodytes isolate AG18354 chromosome 3, NHGRI_mPanTro3-v2.0_pri, whole genome shotgun sequence includes the following:
- the LOC104006117 gene encoding COMM domain-containing protein 5: MQTFERDLKDMLLPSGSPHSRGICIWDRPPGLADQGGSSSSVCCGGHSSVLHHPGGSHSGRVSFLGAQLPPEVAAMAQLLGDLNRSMFRKLLKFVVSSLQGEDCREAVQCLGVSTNMLQEWLGALLPGMHTLLQQALHLPPTSLKPNTFRDQLQELCIPQDLVGDLASVVFGSQRPLLDSVAQQQGAWLPHVADFRWWVDVTISTSALARFLQPRVLMQLKLSDGLAYRFEVPIAKFQELQYSVALVLKEMADLEKRCEGSLQD, encoded by the exons ATGCAGACCTTTGAGAGAGACTTAAAGGATATGCTTCTGCCCTCAGGGAGTCCCCATTCCAGAG GTATCTGCATCTGGGACCGACCCCCTGGGCTGGCTGATCAAGGAGGAAGCAGCAGCAGTGTCTGCTGTGGGGGCCACAGCTCTGTATTGCATCATCCTGGTGGTAGTCACAGTGGCCGAGTGAGTTTCTTGGGGGCCCAGCTTCCTCCAGAGGTGGCAGCAATGGCCCAGCTACTAGGGGACCTAAACAGGAGCATGTTTAGAAAGTTGCTGAAGTTTGTGGTCAGCAGCCTGCAAGGGGAGGACTGCCGAGAGGCTGTGCAGTGTCTTGGGGTCAGCACCAACATGCTGCAGGAGTGGCTGGGTGCCCTACTGCCAGGCATGCACACGCTGCTCCAGCAGGCCCTCCATCTGCCCCCCACCAGCCTGAAGCCCAACACCTTCAGGGACCAGCTCCAGGAACTCTGCATCCCCCAAGACCTGGTCGGGGACTTGGCCAGCGTGGTATTTGGGAGCCAGCGGCCCCTCCTTGATTCTGTGGCCCAGCAGCAGGGGGCCTGGCTGCCCCATGTTGCTGACTTTCGGTGGTGGGTGGATGTGACAATCTCCACCAGTGCCCTGGCTCGCTTCCTGCAGCCGAGGGTCCTGATGCAGCTGAAGCTTTCAGATGGGTTAGCATACCGCTTCGAGGTCCCCATAGCCAAGTTCCAGGAGCTGCAGTACAGCGTGGCCCTGGTCCTAAAGGAGATGGCAGATCTGGAGAAGAGGTGTGAGGGCAGCCTGCAGGACTGA